CGGATCCCGACGAAGTTCACGCCCTTCACGACGCGCCCGGCGTCGACGTCGAGGCAGGGCACGACCCTCACGCTCCGCACGCCGCCACCGCCTCGGCCACCGAGATCGCGCCGGTGAGGATGGCCCGCCCGACGATCGCTCCCGCCAGGCCACGCCCCCCCGCCCGCAGTGCAGCGAGGGCCTCGAGATCCGCGCGGGTCGCGATGCCGCCGGACGCGACGATCGGCAGCTCGCTCAGCGCGAGGGCGAGCCGGTAGCCCTCGAGGTCGGGGCCGCCGAGCGTGCCGTCCCGGGTGATGTCGGTCACGACCACCGCCCCGAGCGGCGCCGCGGCGAAGGCGGCGAGGGCCTCCTCGAGGGTCGTGGTCGTCGGCGTCTCCCACCCGTGCACGGCGAGCTCGCGCCGCCCGTCGCGGCGCCGGTGGTCGAGGCCGACGGCGATCCGCCCCGGCCAGCGCCGTGCGAGGTCCCAGACGAGCGCCGGGTCCTCGAGCGCGGCGCTCCCGAGCACCACCCGCCAGGCCCCGCCGCCGAGCAGCTCGGCCACGTCCCTGCGGCGACGTGCGCCGCCCGCGACCTGGACCGGCACCCCTGCCCGCGCGACGATCGCCTGCACGACCTCGCGGTTCACCGGCTCGCCGGTGCGGGCCGCGTCGAGGTCGACGACGTGCAGCGCCCGGGCGCCGGCGGCGACGAGGTCGAGCGCCCGCTCCAGCGGGTCGCCGAAGACCGTCTCGCGCGCGAACTCGCCCTGCTGCAGCCGCACCGCGCGGCCGCCGCGGATGTCGATCGCCGGCAGGCAGTCCATCGATCGCCGCTAGGCGCCGCACGCGGCGACGAAGGCCGCGAGGAGCGCGAGCCCGGCCCTGCCGGACTTCTCGGGGTGGAACTGGGTGCCCCACAGCATCCCGTCCTCGATCGCGGCGACGACCTCGCCGCCGTACTCGCACGTGCCCGCCACGGCCGCCGCCGCGCGTCCCTCGGGGACGGGGGCGTAGGAGTGCACGAAGTAGAACCACGGCGGCGACGCGAACGGCCGGAACATCGCGGGGGACGTCCCCGGCGCCACGACGACCTCGTTCCACTGCATCTGGGGCAGCTTCTCGCGCCCGTCGAGCCGCCGGACGACCCCCTCGAGGAGGCCGAGGCCGGGGGTGGCCGGGCTCTCCTCGGAGCCTTCGAAGAGGAGCTGGAAGCCGACGCACACGCCGAGGAAGGGCCGTCCGGACCCGACGGCGTGCCGGACGGCCGCGTCGAGGCCGCTGCGCCGCATCGCCGCGGCGCAGGCACCGAAGTCCCCCACCCCGGGCAGGACCACGCCGGCCGCTCCCTCGACCTCCTCCGGGGTCGTGACGAGGCGCGCCGGCGCGCCGAGGTGGACGAGGGCCTTGTGGGCCGAGCGGAGGTTGCCGATGCCGTAGTCGAGCACGGCGATCACGGCGAGAGCACCCCCTTCGTCGACGGCACGTCCTCCCCCTCGAGGGCGACGGCGTCGCGCAGCGCCCGCGCGACCCCCTTGAAGCTCGCCTCGAGGATGTGGTGCGCGTTGCGCCCGTGGCGCAGGCCGAGGTGCAGCGTGACGCCCGCCGCCGTGACGAAGGCGCGCCAGAACTCCTCGGCGAGCTGGGGCTCGAAGCCCGGCGAGCCGAGCGGCGCGGCGTCGGGGGGGACGGGCACGTCGTAGCGGAGGTACGGCCGCCCCGACACGTCGAGCGCCACGTCGACGAGGGCCTCGTCGAGGGGCACCGAGATCGACGCGAAGCGCCGGATGCCGGCCTTCGCGCCGAGCGCGCGCCCGACGGCGGTCCCGAGGGCGATCCCGGTGTCCTCCACGCTGTGGTGGGCGTCGACCTCGAGGTCGCCACGCGCCTCGACGCGCAGGTCGAAGCCGGCGTGGCGCGCGAGCTGGCTCAGCATGTGGTCGAAGAACGGCAGACCGGTGCGGACCTCGGCGCGCCCGGAACCGTCGAGCACAACCTCGGCTCGCACCTCGGTCTCCTTCGTCGCACGCTGCTCGGACCCTCGTCGGGCCGCCTGCGCCGCGCCTCGATCCACCGCCCGGACCTCCTCCTCGCCCACGTAAGCCTCCCAGATCCGCGGGGCGCGGCACGTTCAGGCGAGCGCGGCCGCGAGCCCCGCGAGGAACGCGTCGTTCTCGGCCGGCGTGCCGACCGTGACGCGCAGGAAGCCCGCGAGCCGGGGCCAGCTCGAGACGTCGCGCACGAGGATCGACCGGTCCACGAGGGCCTGCCAGACGCTGCGGGCGTCCCGGTCGCGCACCCGGAAGAGGATGAAGTTGGCGTCCGACGGCACCACCTCGAGCCCGAGGTCGACGAGCCTCGCGGCGAGCCTGCCGCGCTCGTCGACGAGCCGGGCGACGCGCGCGTGCATCTCCTGCTCGAAGTCGAGCGCCAGCCGGCCGGCGACCTGCTTGACGGCGTCGAGGTGGTACGGGAGGGCCACCTGCTCCAAGGCGGCCACGACCGACTCGTCGGCGAGCGCGTAGCCGAGGCGGAGCCCGGCGAGGGACCAGGTCTTCGAGAACGTGCGCACCACGACGAGGTGCGGGTTCGATGCGAGCAGGTCGACCGCCGACCAGGGCGCGAACTGACCGTAGGCCTCGTCGACGACGACGAGGCCCGGTGCCGCGGCGAGCGCCGCCTCCACGGTCGCGCGCGGCTCCAGGCGGCCGGTCGGATTGTTCGGCGAGCAGAGGAAGGTGACCGCCGGGGCCGGCTCGGCCCCGAGGACCCGGGCGAGCTCCCGCTCGGTGACGAGGAAGTCCTCCCCTCGCTCCCCCGTCGCGAGGGCGGTCCCCGTGATGCGGGCGATGTGCGAGTGCAGGGCGTAGGTCGGCTCGAAGACGGCCGCGCAGCGCCCGGCGCCCGCGTACGCGAGGAGGATCGACTGGATCACCTCGTTCGAGCCGTTGGCGCAGAAGACCTGTCCTGGCTCGAGACCGTGCGCAGCTGCCAGCCGGGCGCGCAGGGCGCGCGCGCCTCGGTCCGGGTACCGGTGGAGCTCGAGGCGCCCGAGCTCGGCCGCGAGCGCCGCGACGAAGGCTCGCGGCGGCGGCTCGGGCGCCTCGTTCGTGTTCAGGCGCACCGCCACCTCGAGCTGGGGCGAGTGGTACCCGGGCAGCAGGGCGAGGTCCGGGCGCGGAGCGCCGCGTCGGGTCTCGCTCAACGAGCACCCCAGGTCGCCCTGCCCGCGCGCAGGCGGACCGACTCGGCGTGCGCGGGCAGCCCCTCGGCCGTGGCGAGCGCGGCGACGTGGCGCCACGCACCCTCCATCCCCTCCGTCGAGACCTCGATCACGTGGGCGCGCCGCACGAAGTCCTCCACCCCGAGCGCGCTCGCGAAGCGCGCCGTCGCGAAGGTGGGCAGCACGTGGCTCGGCCCGGCGAGGTAGTCGCCGATCGAGGCCGGCGCGAGCGGGCCGAGGAAGACGGCCCCCGCGTGGCGCACGAGCGGCACGAGGGCCTCCGGGTCGGCCGTCAGCAGCTCGAGGTGCTCCGGCGCGATCGCGTTCGCCACGGCGAGCGCCTCCTCCGGGCCGTCGACGAGGACGGCGTAGCCCCCCTGGGCGAGGGTGGCGCTCGTCTCCTCGCCACGCGGCGAGGCGGCGACGAGGCGGGCGACGGCGTCGCGCACGGCTGCCGCCACCGCCGGCGACCAGGTGACGAGCCACGCCAGCCCGTCGGGACCGTGCTCTGCCTGCACGACGAGGTCGATCGCCGCGTAGTCGACCGGCGTCGATGCGTCCGCCACGACGACGACCTCCGAGGGACCGGCGAAGGCGGCGGGCACGCCGACCACCCCGCGTACCTCCCGCTGCGCGATCGAGACCCAGCGCGACCCCGGACCGACGACGACGTCGACCTTCGCGATCGACTCCGTGCCGTACGCCATCGCCCCGATGGCCTGGGCGCCGCCGACACGGTAGACCTCGTCGACGCCCGCGATCGCGGCGGCGGCGAGCAGCTCGTCCGCGACGCTGCCGTCGGGCGAGGGGGGCACGCAGCACGCGATGGCGCCCACGCCCGCGACTCTCGCCGGCACCGCGGTCATGAGCACGCTCGAGGGGTACTTCGCCCGGCCGCCCGGCGCGTAGACGCCGACGCGCTCGACGGGCAGGTCGAGCCGCCGGACCGTGATGCCGGCGCGGCGGAACGGGGGCGGCGGCGACGGCCGGTGCTCGTGGAAGGAGGCCACGGCGTCGCGCGCCGCTTCGAGCGCGAGGCGGAGGTCCGGGTCGATCCGGGACGGCGCCGCGGCGACGGCGGCGTCGTCGACGCGCAGCTCGTCGAGGCGCACGCCGTCGAAGGCGAGCGTGTACTCGCGCAGCGCGGCGTCACCGCGCGCCCGCACGCCGGCGAGGATCTCGCGCACCGCGGCCACCGGCTCCGCCCCGCCGAGGTCCGGACGCGGCAGCTCGATGGCCGATCCGGGTGGCCTGCCCCGCAGGTCCAGCGTGCGCAGCATGGCCGGCAGCGTAGCGAAGGCGAGCGGCGCGCCCGGCCCGAGCTCGGCAAGGATGGTGGCGTGGCGACCGACCGCTCCGAGCTCTCCTCCCTCGCTGCCCTCCTCGACCAGGTCACGACGAGGATCGCGGCCATCGCGCAGGACGCGGCCGGCCGCCGGGACGACAGCCTCGCGGGGGAGCTCTTCGTCATCGAGCGCTCCCTCTCGGCGGCCGGCCGCCGCCTCGAGCGCCTCGTCAGCCCGAGACGCTGACGCGCCGGGCGGCGGGAGGGGGTCGCGGGTCGACCCGGCCGGCCGACGGGCACAGGTCCGCCAGGACGCACGCGTCGCAGCGAGGGCGCCGCGCGCTGCAGACGCGCCGGCCGTGGAGGATGAGCCGGAGGCTGAAGGCGCCCCACTGCGCCTCCGGCAGCAGGCCGCACAGGTCGGACTCGATGCGCTCGGGGTCCTCCGACGTCGTGAGCCCGAGCCGGCGTGCCAGCCTCCTGACGTGCGTGTCGACGGGCAGGCCGGGCAGGCCGAAGGCGACCGACCGCACGACGTTGCCGGTCTTGCGCCCGACGCCCGGCAGCGTGACGAGGTCGGCGAGGTCGGTCGGCACCTCGCCCCCGAAGCGCTCGACGAGGCCGCGCGCCATGCCGGTGAGGCTCGCCGCCTTCGCCCGGTAGAAGCCCGTCGGCCGGATGATCGCCTCGAGCGCCTCGGGCGGCGCGCCGGCGAGGTCAGCCGGCTCGGGGTAGCGAGCGAGCAGCTCGGGGAGGACTGCGTTCACCCGCTCATCCGTGCACTGCGCCGAGAGGATCGTCGCGACGAGCAGCTCGTAGGCGTTCGCGTGGCGCAGGGCGCACAGCTGCGTCGCGCTGCCCGGGTACTCCTTCTCCAGCCGAGCGGCGATCTCGAGCGCGCGCCGCTCGAGCGAGCCGGGGGACGCCACCTCCACAGCCTACGGCCGCTCGCCCACGTCGCGCTCGTGCCTAGCCTCTTGCCATGCACCACGTCGAGGTGAAGCGCCGGATGGGCGAGGACGATCTCGCGGCGATCGCCGCCCTGGCGAACGCGGCCGAGCGGTTCGACCACCACGCCGCCCTCGGCGAGCACAAGTGGCTCGACCTCGTCCACGGCGGGCGCGAGGGCTTCGCGGGATTCGTCGCGCGCGAGCAGGACCACGGCCAGCTCGTCGGCTACGCCCAGCTCTCCCGAGGCACGGCCACCTGGGGGCTCGAGGTGGTCGTCCACCCCGCCTGGCGGGACCCGAAGGGCGAGGTCCAGCGCGCCCTCGTCGCGGAGGCGCTCGCCGAGGTCGCGCGGCAGGGGGGCGGCCACGTCCACCTGTGGGTCCCCAAGCCCACCGAGGCCGACGACCTCGTCGCGGCCGAGCTCGGGCTCGCGCGGGGCCGGGAGCTCCTCCAGCTGCGACGGCGCCTCCCCCTCGAGGGAGCCATCGCCGCGATCCCCCCCGTCGCGACCCGGCCCTTCCGGCCCGGCGTGGACGACGTCGCGTGGCTGGCGCTGAACAACCGCGCCTTTCGCGCCCACCCCGAGCAGGGTGCCTGGGACGCGTCGACCCTGGCACGCCGCATGGCCCAGCCCTGGTTCGACCCCGCCGGCTTCCTGCTGCACGAGGAGGCGGGCGAGCTCGTCGCCTTCTGCTGGACCAAGGTGCACCCGGGCGACCCCCCGGCAGGGGAGATCTACGTGATCGGCGTCGACCCCGCACACGCCGGCCGCGGCCTGGGCACCGGCGTGCTTCGCGCCGGACTCGCCCACCTCGAGGCGCTCGGCCTCCCCCAGGCGATGCTCTACGTCGACGCCGACAACGTCGCCGCGCTCGGCCTCTACCGCCGGTTCGGGTTCCGCGTCCACCACCACGACCGGGCCTACGTCGTCGACGTGGCGCGGGGACCGTGAGCCGCTACGACCTCGACGAGCGGGAGCTCGCTCGCCTCCTCGACGGCGAGCCGCCCTATCGCGTCGCCCAGGTCGTCCACGGCCTGTACCGGCGACTTGCCGAGCCGGCCGAGCTCACCGACCTCCCGAAGTCGCTGCGCGCTCGCCTCGCGGCGGCACCCGAGCTCGCTCCCGCGCTGGCCGTCGTGCGCGAGGCTCGCGCCGAGGGTGGCCAGACGCTCAAGTGGCTCTTCTCGCTCGCCGACGGCGCCCGGATCGAGACGGTGCTCCTCCACGCGCCGTCGCGTTCCACGGTCTGCGTCTCGTCCCAGGCGGGCTGCGCCATGGCGTGCACCTTCTGCGCGACCGGCCAGGCCGGCTACGAGCGCCAGCTGACGGCAGGCGAGATCCTCGAGCAGATCGTCCGCGCCGCCCGAGCGGCCGCCGCGGGAGGCAGGCGCCTCGACCACGTCGTCTTCATGGGGATGGGCGAGCCGCTCGCCAACTTCGATGCCGTCTGGGACGCGACGAGCCGCGCCGTCCGGCACCTCGGCCTCAGCGCGCGCCACATCACGATCTCGACCGTGGGTGTCGTCCCGGGCATCCGACGTCTCGCCGAGGCGGCGCTGCCCGTCAACCTCGCCGTGTC
The sequence above is drawn from the Acidimicrobiales bacterium genome and encodes:
- the rlmN gene encoding 23S rRNA (adenine(2503)-C(2))-methyltransferase RlmN, with the translated sequence MSRYDLDERELARLLDGEPPYRVAQVVHGLYRRLAEPAELTDLPKSLRARLAAAPELAPALAVVREARAEGGQTLKWLFSLADGARIETVLLHAPSRSTVCVSSQAGCAMACTFCATGQAGYERQLTAGEILEQIVRAARAAAAGGRRLDHVVFMGMGEPLANFDAVWDATSRAVRHLGLSARHITISTVGVVPGIRRLAEAALPVNLAVSLHAANDELRDRLVPLNRRYPLAALRAACEEYLARRRRRISFEWALIDGVNDAGADAAQLARLAGPLRAHVNLIPLNPTASGAAGGLAPSPPARVRAFRRALEELGVNATIRRTRGREIDAACGQLAARAPTPRRDAPGARTGGRSRPARTEASG
- the hisC gene encoding histidinol-phosphate transaminase, producing MSETRRGAPRPDLALLPGYHSPQLEVAVRLNTNEAPEPPPRAFVAALAAELGRLELHRYPDRGARALRARLAAAHGLEPGQVFCANGSNEVIQSILLAYAGAGRCAAVFEPTYALHSHIARITGTALATGERGEDFLVTERELARVLGAEPAPAVTFLCSPNNPTGRLEPRATVEAALAAAPGLVVVDEAYGQFAPWSAVDLLASNPHLVVVRTFSKTWSLAGLRLGYALADESVVAALEQVALPYHLDAVKQVAGRLALDFEQEMHARVARLVDERGRLAARLVDLGLEVVPSDANFILFRVRDRDARSVWQALVDRSILVRDVSSWPRLAGFLRVTVGTPAENDAFLAGLAAALA
- the nth gene encoding endonuclease III; the encoded protein is MASPGSLERRALEIAARLEKEYPGSATQLCALRHANAYELLVATILSAQCTDERVNAVLPELLARYPEPADLAGAPPEALEAIIRPTGFYRAKAASLTGMARGLVERFGGEVPTDLADLVTLPGVGRKTGNVVRSVAFGLPGLPVDTHVRRLARRLGLTTSEDPERIESDLCGLLPEAQWGAFSLRLILHGRRVCSARRPRCDACVLADLCPSAGRVDPRPPPAARRVSVSG
- a CDS encoding HisA/HisF-related TIM barrel protein; amino-acid sequence: MDCLPAIDIRGGRAVRLQQGEFARETVFGDPLERALDLVAAGARALHVVDLDAARTGEPVNREVVQAIVARAGVPVQVAGGARRRRDVAELLGGGAWRVVLGSAALEDPALVWDLARRWPGRIAVGLDHRRRDGRRELAVHGWETPTTTTLEEALAAFAAAPLGAVVVTDITRDGTLGGPDLEGYRLALALSELPIVASGGIATRADLEALAALRAGGRGLAGAIVGRAILTGAISVAEAVAACGA
- the hisH gene encoding imidazole glycerol phosphate synthase subunit HisH; this translates as MIAVLDYGIGNLRSAHKALVHLGAPARLVTTPEEVEGAAGVVLPGVGDFGACAAAMRRSGLDAAVRHAVGSGRPFLGVCVGFQLLFEGSEESPATPGLGLLEGVVRRLDGREKLPQMQWNEVVVAPGTSPAMFRPFASPPWFYFVHSYAPVPEGRAAAAVAGTCEYGGEVVAAIEDGMLWGTQFHPEKSGRAGLALLAAFVAACGA
- the hisD gene encoding histidinol dehydrogenase, with the translated sequence MLRTLDLRGRPPGSAIELPRPDLGGAEPVAAVREILAGVRARGDAALREYTLAFDGVRLDELRVDDAAVAAAPSRIDPDLRLALEAARDAVASFHEHRPSPPPPFRRAGITVRRLDLPVERVGVYAPGGRAKYPSSVLMTAVPARVAGVGAIACCVPPSPDGSVADELLAAAAIAGVDEVYRVGGAQAIGAMAYGTESIAKVDVVVGPGSRWVSIAQREVRGVVGVPAAFAGPSEVVVVADASTPVDYAAIDLVVQAEHGPDGLAWLVTWSPAVAAAVRDAVARLVAASPRGEETSATLAQGGYAVLVDGPEEALAVANAIAPEHLELLTADPEALVPLVRHAGAVFLGPLAPASIGDYLAGPSHVLPTFATARFASALGVEDFVRRAHVIEVSTEGMEGAWRHVAALATAEGLPAHAESVRLRAGRATWGAR
- the mshD gene encoding mycothiol synthase, translated to MHHVEVKRRMGEDDLAAIAALANAAERFDHHAALGEHKWLDLVHGGREGFAGFVAREQDHGQLVGYAQLSRGTATWGLEVVVHPAWRDPKGEVQRALVAEALAEVARQGGGHVHLWVPKPTEADDLVAAELGLARGRELLQLRRRLPLEGAIAAIPPVATRPFRPGVDDVAWLALNNRAFRAHPEQGAWDASTLARRMAQPWFDPAGFLLHEEAGELVAFCWTKVHPGDPPAGEIYVIGVDPAHAGRGLGTGVLRAGLAHLEALGLPQAMLYVDADNVAALGLYRRFGFRVHHHDRAYVVDVARGP
- the hisB gene encoding imidazoleglycerol-phosphate dehydratase HisB; its protein translation is MGEEEVRAVDRGAAQAARRGSEQRATKETEVRAEVVLDGSGRAEVRTGLPFFDHMLSQLARHAGFDLRVEARGDLEVDAHHSVEDTGIALGTAVGRALGAKAGIRRFASISVPLDEALVDVALDVSGRPYLRYDVPVPPDAAPLGSPGFEPQLAEEFWRAFVTAAGVTLHLGLRHGRNAHHILEASFKGVARALRDAVALEGEDVPSTKGVLSP